Proteins encoded by one window of Persephonella hydrogeniphila:
- a CDS encoding 6-bladed beta-propeller, with protein MRILIILFVLFAFGIKAQEELVWPPPPDKPKIKWIRSIEKVEDVKKDKGFFSKLVDIVFGEEKKSMVKPFGSFIKGSKLYFTDTGSRSIFIFDFKNNEVKVIDKIGDYALSSPIDIVVDNRGRIYVSDSVLGTVFITNEKGDYLGRLGSGSLVRPTGLAIDNRRNRLYVTDTVGGKIYIISLKDKKLIRKIGKTGTGKGEFNRPTFITVDRDGYLYVCDSMNARIQIFDPDGNFVSMFGERGTSIGTFANPRGIAVDSDGNIYVTDTLLSAVQIFNKKGQLLLVVGNYGIRKGEFAYPADISISPDDYIFVSDSYNMRIQVLRYLKGGD; from the coding sequence ATGAGAATACTGATAATTTTGTTTGTTCTGTTTGCTTTTGGAATAAAAGCTCAAGAAGAGTTAGTATGGCCTCCTCCACCTGATAAACCCAAAATAAAGTGGATCAGGTCTATAGAAAAGGTAGAAGATGTAAAGAAAGATAAAGGGTTTTTTTCTAAATTAGTAGATATTGTGTTTGGTGAAGAGAAAAAAAGTATGGTTAAACCCTTTGGTTCTTTTATAAAGGGAAGCAAACTTTACTTTACTGACACAGGCTCAAGATCAATTTTTATATTTGATTTTAAAAATAATGAAGTGAAGGTTATAGATAAAATAGGAGATTATGCTTTATCATCTCCTATAGATATAGTAGTAGACAACAGAGGAAGAATTTATGTTTCTGATTCTGTTTTAGGGACTGTTTTTATAACAAATGAGAAGGGTGATTATCTCGGTAGATTAGGTTCAGGAAGTTTAGTGAGACCTACCGGCCTTGCTATAGATAACAGAAGAAACAGGCTGTATGTGACAGATACTGTAGGAGGAAAAATATATATAATCTCTTTAAAAGACAAAAAGCTTATAAGAAAAATAGGTAAAACAGGAACAGGGAAGGGAGAGTTTAACAGACCTACATTTATAACAGTTGATAGAGATGGATATCTTTATGTCTGTGATTCTATGAATGCGAGAATTCAGATTTTTGATCCTGATGGAAATTTCGTTTCTATGTTTGGAGAGAGAGGAACATCGATCGGAACATTTGCAAATCCAAGGGGAATAGCTGTAGATAGTGATGGGAATATATACGTGACAGACACACTTCTTTCAGCAGTTCAGATTTTTAACAAAAAAGGCCAGCTTCTACTTGTAGTAGGGAATTACGGGATAAGGAAAGGAGAGTTTGCCTATCCTGCAGATATCTCAATATCTCCTGATGATTATATATTTGTTTCAGATTCTTATAATATGAGAATTCAGGTTCTAAGGTATCTGAAAGGAGGTGATTAA